AAGTGGGCTTTTGCGTGGATAACTGCGCCTTTTTCAAGGGCGTCATTTATATGGGTTTCAACTGTCTTCATTTGTCGCTCTGTTGTCATTACACCTATATCGACGTTAAAGTCAGTATCATAACCGACCCTGAGACTTTCCGTCTTTGTTTTCAGAATCTCGAGGAATCTGTAATATACATTGTAGTGGACATAAATTCGCTCGACTCCTCCGCATGACTGGCCAGCATTCTGAAAACCTGCCCATATGGCTCCGTCAGCAGCTCTTTCAAGATCAGCGTCGTCGCAGACAAGCATGGCATCGTTGCCGCCGAGTTCAAGGCTGACAGGCGTAAGGGTTTCTGCGGCCTTGCCCATGAGGTATTTTCCGACTCCAACAGAACCTGTAAAGAAAAGTTTGTCTACTCCTGCAGCAAGAAAAGCATCTCCTGCAATCTTACCGGGCATGTTCACATAACTGAAAACATCGGGAGGCAATCCTATTGATTCAAAAACCTCTTTCAAGGCTTTTCCGACCATCTGGGTTTCGGAAGCCGTCTTAAGAATGACCGCGTTTCCTGCAAGAAGCCCCATCACTACTTCTGAAAAAGGAATGGCAAATGGATAGTTCCAGGGAGAAATAATTCCTATGACTCCAAAGGGTAAACGGCTGATTCGGCTGATTTTGTTGGCAAGGAGAATATGTCCTGGCACAATAAAACGATCCTTAAGAAACTTCCTGGCCTTTCCAGAATAATAAGAAGCTGCCATGGCAGAAGGGATAAGCTCGGAAATTACCGCATCAATCCTTGTCTTGCCATTATCATCCGAAATTGTGCGCGCCAGTTCATCGCAATTTTTTGTTATGTACGCGCTTGCCTTTCTTATGATGGCAGCTCTTTCCCTGACAGGCTTTTTAGCCCATTCAATCTGGGCGGCCCTGGCCCTTTTCATTATTTCTTCAAGCTCTTCGACAGTATTAAGCGAAGAAAAGCCAAGAATCTCTCCTGTTGCTTTTTTTATCGACTCATGGCCGAGAAATTCTGGAGTTTTTTTAATATTTTCAGATAGTTCTGGATTTAGAGCCTGGGCATAAGCAGATGGTGCCATTTTATCCTCCTGTCTTTAAATCAATATTTGCTGATGTATGGAACTTGGCCGGAATTAATTATATAAAAGATGTGCTGCAAAACTTGAAAAGGCTTAATTTACCATAAAAACAATAGCAGACTATTCAGTGAAAAAGCAACGTCTTAAGACTTTACTTCATAATTATTATACAAATGCACAATTATAAGCCTTGAAGGTTAGCCGGAAAAAAGATGAC
Above is a genomic segment from Desulforegula conservatrix Mb1Pa containing:
- a CDS encoding aldehyde dehydrogenase family protein translates to MAPSAYAQALNPELSENIKKTPEFLGHESIKKATGEILGFSSLNTVEELEEIMKRARAAQIEWAKKPVRERAAIIRKASAYITKNCDELARTISDDNGKTRIDAVISELIPSAMAASYYSGKARKFLKDRFIVPGHILLANKISRISRLPFGVIGIISPWNYPFAIPFSEVVMGLLAGNAVILKTASETQMVGKALKEVFESIGLPPDVFSYVNMPGKIAGDAFLAAGVDKLFFTGSVGVGKYLMGKAAETLTPVSLELGGNDAMLVCDDADLERAADGAIWAGFQNAGQSCGGVERIYVHYNVYYRFLEILKTKTESLRVGYDTDFNVDIGVMTTERQMKTVETHINDALEKGAVIHAKAHFAQEGKWCNLIAPVVLTEVNHDMLVMKEETFGPVLGVMRVDSMDDAIALANDSSLGLTGSVWSTDRKKAISLARRIRAGAVTINDHLMSHGLSETPWGGLKESGIGRTHGEIGFQEMTEPQVIVEDIMPFVKRNMWWHPHDKKVYNGLKGLLEMLYSQSLMTRLTGSVKMLMLYMRTFKRD